The following proteins come from a genomic window of Henningerozyma blattae CBS 6284 chromosome 4, complete genome:
- the FAA2 gene encoding medium-chain fatty acid-CoA ligase FAA2 (similar to Saccharomyces cerevisiae FAA2 (YER015W); ancestral locus Anc_7.166), with protein sequence MEEPDYSLVDLIESNSRYASLKESLSGYVRGSDEYFIELFKLLPLSSWPTYKTFLRKQAIQVENSQYNGFSPVYRSSLSPDRLVTCVDQEVFPSAYHHFKFAVRNWPDNDCLGYRPFDPLTGKWESYYQFESYADVDKRIQNIGSGILTLVNSRNRHQDSNKDVTVPLDSNDFIVSILSHNRMEWVLTDLACQAYSLANTALYETLGPTTSEYILNLTESPVLVFAKSNFFKIISILPKLKFLRTLICMDDLSNEELTILNDSILSQKLNSNKESVKLFSLKQVEMIGSLNHIPEILPLQDSLYTISFTSGTTGVPKGVEMTHQNVTAGIAFGYSTFKIPTHKVGLQLHDMCFLPLAHIFQRMIVSYDIATGTGIGFIHKPDPTVLVEDLNLLKPDTLSLVPRVLTKFEAGIKNSMDKSSFQRNVATNILESKQARFTSKGGPDKSVINYLVFHRVLIDKIRESLGLVNASYLVTGSAPISNETLLFLRSALDVGMRQGYGLTETFAGICLCEPHERDPGTCGAIGISSECRLKSVPQMGYHADKDYKGELQVRGPQVFKHYYKNDVETKRVIDEEGWFSTGDIAFIDKKGRISVIDRVKNFFKLAQGEYVAPEKIENIYLSSCPHITQIFLYGNSLKTYLVGIVGIDPDSVQLLISKKYPQAKAWTPAQLIENINSDIALKRHLLILLNKDVNALQGFEKLHNIYVDLEPLTVEDDVITPTLKIKRHKATKHFKKTLDALYEEGSMIKNGKL encoded by the coding sequence ATGGAAGAACCTGATTATTCGTTAGTGGACCTTATTGAGAGCAATTCACGTTATGCAAGCTTGAAAGAATCACTTTCCGGTTATGTCCGTGGTTctgatgaatattttatcgAATTGTTCAAGTTGCTACCTTTGAGCAGTTGGCCCACTTATAAGACATTCCTTAGGAAACAGGCCATTCAAGTAGAAAATTCTCAATATAATGGGTTCAGTCCCGTTTATCGAAGTTCGTTATCCCCTGACAGATTGGTTACTTGTGTTGATCAAGAAGTTTTCCCCAGTGCATACCatcattttaaatttgcAGTTAGAAATTGGCCTGATAACGATTGTTTAGGTTATAGACCTTTTGATCCGTTAACTGGGAAATGGGAATCTTACTATCAATTTGAGTCATATGCAGATGTAGATAAACGGATTCAAAATATAGGGTCAGGTATATTGACACTTGTAAATTCTAGAAATAGGCATCAGGATTCAAATAAGGACGTTACCGTACCCTTagattcaaatgattttattGTATCAATATTATCGCATAATCGAATGGAATGGGTCCTTACTGATTTAGCATGCCAAGCTTATTCATTGGCAAACACAGCGTTGTATGAAACTTTGGGACCTACTACCtcagaatatattttaaacttGACTGAATCCCCAGTCTTGGTCTTTGccaaatcaaatttttttaagatcATCTCTATCTTACcaaaattaaagtttttgAGAACTTTAATTTGTATGGACGATTTATCgaatgaagaattaacaattttaaatgattcaattttGTCTCAAAAGTTGAATTCTAATAAGGAATCcgttaaattattttctttaaaacaGGTGGAAATGATTGGTTCCTTAAATCATATCCCAGAGATTCTACCATTACAAGATTCACTGTACACAATATCATTTACTTCAGGCACTACAGGTGTTCCCAAAGGTGTGGAAATGACCCATCAAAATGTTACAGCTGGTATAGCATTTGGCTATTCTACGTTTAAAATACCAACACATAAAGTGGGTCTACAATTACATGATATGTGCTTCTTACCATTAGCACatattttccaaagaaTGATCGTTTCTTATGATATTGCTACTGGAACAGGTATTGGCTTTATTCATAAACCAGACCCAACGGTTTTAGTGGAGGATTTGAACCTCTTGAAGCCAGACACTCTTTCTTTAGTTCCAAGAGTATTAACTAAATTTGAGGCAGGAATTAAAAACTCCATGGATAAATCATCTTTCCAAAGGAATGTTGCAACAAATATCTTGGAATCCAAACAAGCAAGGTTCACATCAAAAGGTGGGCCAGATAAGTCAGTGATTAATTATCTAGTATTCCATAGAGTTTTAATAGATAAGATCAGAGAATCATTAGGGCTTGTAAATGCTTCATATTTAGTCACTGGTTCTGCTCCAATATCTAATGAAacactattatttttaagaaGTGCTTTAGATGTTGGTATGAGACAAGGTTATGGGTTGACCGAAACTTTTGCTGGTATTTGCTTGTGTGAACCTCATGAGAGAGACCCTGGTACTTGTGGGGCCATTGGTATATCTTCAGAATGCAGATTAAAATCGGTCCCTCAAATGGGTTATCATGCTGATAAAGATTATAAAGGTGAGTTACAAGTTCGTGGTCCTCAAGTATTTAAACATTATTATAAGAATGATGTGGAAACTAAAAGAGTCATTGATGAAGAAGGCTGGTTTTCAACAGGTGATATTGCATTCATCGATAAAAAGGGAAGAATCTCGGTTATTGATCGtgtaaaaaatttctttaaattggCACAGGGTGAATATGTTGCTCCTGAaaagattgaaaatatctatttatCTTCATGCCCACATATAACACAAATATTCTTATACGGAAATTCATTGAAGACATATCTCGTTGGTATCGTGGGTATCGATCCAGATTCTGTACAATTACTCATATCAAAGAAATACCCTCAGGCAAAGGCTTGGACTCCTGCTCAGTTGATCGAGAACATTAATTCAGATATCGCATTAAAACGCCATCTATTAATCTTACTAAATAAAGATGTCAATGCATTACAaggatttgaaaaattacataACATTTATGTGGATTTAGAACCCTTGACTGTAGAGGATGACGTGATCACTCCAactttgaaaattaaaagacaCAAGGCTACAAAACATTTTAAGAAAACTCTAGATGCATTGTATGAAGAAGGTTCCATGATTAAAAATGGGAAATTATAA
- the MSL1 gene encoding U2 snRNP complex subunit MSL1 (similar to Saccharomyces cerevisiae MSL1 (YIR009W); ancestral locus Anc_7.165) has product MVTKNKNPKSKRSTKKSKKASVIEKLVKDVATPESTSENLPTNETLYIRNIPEKLLPSQVRINLYLLLSTFGEIIYIKVGKPRSSLRGQAFVTFRTIDEAHVAKTALDQELFFGQSLHLEFSRQPSRIPDASS; this is encoded by the coding sequence ATGGTTACAAAGAACAAAAATCCTAAGAGCAAACGCTCTACCAAGAAATCTAAAAAGGCTTCTGTTATTGAGAAACTAGTTAAAGATGTTGCTACGCCAGAGTCCACCTCTGAAAACCTTCCAACCAATGAAACATTATATATCCGTAACATCCCTGAGAAACTATTACCGTCGCAAGttagaattaatttatacCTTCTATTAAGTACTTTTGGAGAgataatatatatcaaaGTTGGTAAGCCAAGAAGTTCCTTGCGAGGCCAGGCATTTGTCACGTTCCGTACCATTGATGAGGCACATGTGGCCAAAACTGCTCTTGATCAAGAGCTATTTTTTGGACAATCATTACATCTGGAATTTAGCCGCCAACCTTCAAGGATTCCAGATGCTAGCAGTTAA
- the PRP22 gene encoding DEAH-box ATP-dependent RNA helicase PRP22 (similar to Saccharomyces cerevisiae PRP22 (YER013W); ancestral locus Anc_7.163) yields the protein MDLHGKTIQQIIGTDDPTVKAFITDIFTTSSSIFQFTTSVLKLDVGLDIKSIQQLYHLLKQEQTPAKPNDNSKDNDTKHLKKNNDTRYKDPSPTRGRQQTQSTVKKRKLTSPERWEIKQLIASGAANINDYPELIENEDKSETSAQEDDLDIEVNTTDHPDFLKQEFKPGFKKYEMPKIVKAPRGPMNRQARYGSNLIKSHREEKLHQKKNLEKIMRQKNVSEDPTLNSNKFKKKFNNFNEKNLVVTDWERKNLNEKITFGKHTTLSLTEQRKSLPVYKMRSELIDAIKQNQFLIIVGETGSGKTTQITQYLYESNFTKNGIIGCTQPRRVAAVSVAKRVSEEVGCKLGEKVGYTIRFEDHTSSQTKIKYMTDGMLQREALIDPLMSKYSVIMLDEAHERTVATDVLFALLKDAGQKRPDLKIIVTSATLDSKKFSEYFLNCPVINIPGKTFPVEVLYSQSPQMDYIEAALDTVMEIHINEEPGDILVFLTGQEEIDSCCEILYQKVKTLGDAIGELIILPVYSALPSEVQSKIFEPTPKGKRKVVFATNIAETSITIDGIFYVIDPGYSKVNTFNPRVGMEQLIVTPISQAQANQRKGRAGRTGPGKCYRLYTESAFFNEMLPTTIPEIQRQNLSNTILMLKAMGINDLLNFGFMDPPPRNSMVRALEELYHLESLDQDGNITQLGLKMSQFPMDPKLSRSLLTSVSNNCSQEMIIIMSMLTVQNIFYRPKGKQQEADLKKSKFHHPYGDHLTLLNVYNQWEIAGCSEQFCTVNFLHQRHLRRAKDVKKQLETIFKNLKLPLIKCYGDPDLIRKTLVAGFFMNAAKRDSEVGYKTISSNTEVGIHPSSSLFGREYEYVIYHSLVLTSREYMSQVTSIEPNWLLEASPHFYKPTDENSHSRKKAKIVPLYDRFAKDQNSWRLSSIRQTRERALGIKR from the coding sequence ATGGATCTACATGGAAAAACGATACAACAGATTATTGGAACGGATGATCCCACTGTAAAAGCTTTTATTACCGATATTTTCACTACTAGTTCGAgtattttccaattcacTACTTCTGTATTAAAACTAGACGTCGGGTTAGATATTAAATCCATCCAACAACTATATCATCTATTAAAACAAGAACAGACACCAGCTAAACCAAATGACAACTCAAAAGATAATGATACAAagcatttaaaaaagaataacGATACAAGGTATAAGGACCCCTCACCAACAAGAGGTAGACAACAAACTCAATCCACGGTGAAAAAGAGAAAACTTACATCTCCAGAGAGATGGGAGATCAAACAACTTATAGCTAGTGGTGCTGCAAATATAAATGACTATCCTGAACTGATAGAGAACGAAGATAAATCAGAAACATCTGCACAGGAAGATGATCTAGATATAGAAGTCAATACCACTGATCATCCGGATTTCTTGAAACAAGAATTTAAACCaggttttaaaaaatatgagaTGCCCAAGATCGTAAAGGCTCCCAGAGGTCCGATGAATAGACAAGCCAGGTATGGTTccaatttaattaaatcacATCGTGAAGAGAAACTtcatcaaaagaaaaatttggaaaagaTTATGAGACAAAAAAATGTTTCTGAGGATCCAACTTtgaattctaataaatttaaaaaaaaatttaataattttaatgaaaaaaatttagtaGTAACAGATTGGGAaaggaaaaatttaaatgagaAAATCACTTTTGGTAAACATACTACACTTTCCTTAACAGAGCAACGTAAATCCCTGCCTGTATATAAAATGCGGTCTGAATTGATCGATGCAATTAAgcaaaatcaatttttaattattgtcGGAGAAACAGGTTCAGGGAAAACCACCCAAATTACTCAATATCTTTATGAATCAAATTTCACCAAGAATGGTATAATAGGGTGTACTCAACCTAGAAGAGTGGCCGCCGTCTCTGTGGCTAAAAGAGTCTCCGAAGAAGTCGGTTGTAAATTAGGTGAAAAAGTTGGTTATACAATTCGTTTTGAAGATCATACTTCTTCACAGActaaaatcaaatatatgaCTGATGGTATGCTTCAAAGAGAAGCATTGATCGATCCATTGATGTCTAAATATTCAGTCATTATGCTAGATGAAGCGCATGAAAGAACCGTCGCTACAGATGTATTATTTGCTCTATTGAAAGACGCAGGCCAAAAGAGACCTGACTTGAAAATTATAGTGACTTCTGCCACTCTAGATTCAAAAAAGTTTTctgaatattttcttaattgCCCTGTCATTAATATTCCTGGTAAGACTTTCCCCGTAGAAGTACTATACTCACAATCCCCTCAAATGGATTATATAGAAGCAGCATTGGATACCGTAATGGAAATTCACATTAATGAAGAACCAGGTGATATACTAGTGTTTTTAACAGGtcaagaagaaattgacTCATGTTGTGAAATTTTATATCAAAAAGTGAAAACTCTTGGTGATGCTATAGGAGAGTTAATCATCTTGCCCGTATATTCTGCATTACCAAGTGAAGTTCAGTCGAAAATTTTTGAACCTACTCCAAAGGGGAAAAGAAAAGTAGTCTTTGCTACAAATATTGCCGAAACTTCCATTACAATCGATGGAATATTTTATGTCATAGATCCAGGCTATTCAAAAGTTAATACTTTTAATCCAAGAGTAGGTATGGAGCAATTAATTGTGACACCAATTTCACAAGCTCAGGCAAACCAAAGAAAGGGTAGAGCAGGTAGAACTGGTCCAGGGAAGTGCTATCGTTTATACACGGAATCAGcttttttcaatgaaatGCTACCTACAACAATTCCTGAAATTCAAAGacaaaatttatcaaatacaaTTTTAATGTTAAAGGCAATGGGgataaatgatttattgaattttggATTTATGGATCCACCACCAAGAAATTCAATGGTTAGAGcattagaagaattatatCATCTAGAATCATTAGATCAAGATGGGAATATCACACAATTAGGATTGAAAATGTCTCAATTCCCTATGGACCCTAAACTATCAAGATCTCTTTTGACTTCAGTGTCTAATAATTGCTCACAAGAGATGATCATTATTATGTCCATGTTaactgttcaaaatatattttataggCCAAAGGGGAAACAACAAGAGgctgatttgaaaaaatccaaattcCATCACCCATACGGTGATCATCTAACACTTTTAAATGTTTATAACCAATGGGAGATAGCTGGTTGTTCAGAACAATTCTGTACagtaaattttttacatCAAAGACACTTGAGAAGAGCAAAAGATGTTAAGAAACAATTGGAGAcgatatttaaaaatttgaaattaccTCTAATAAAATGTTATGGTGATCCAGATTTGATTAGAAAGACTTTAGTAGCTGGATTTTTTATGAATGCTGCAAAGAGAGATTCAGAAGTAGGTTACAAGACAATCTCAAGTAATACAGAAGTGGGCATTCATCCTTCCAGTTCTTTATTTGGTAGGGAATATGAGTATGTTATATATCATTCATTAGTATTGACTTCAAGAGAATATATGTCTCAAGTGACAAGTATAGAACCTAATTGGTTATTAGAAGCCTCGCCTCACTTCTATAAACCTACTGATGAAAATAGCCATTCTCGTAAAAAGGCAAAGATTGTTCCCTTATACGATAGGTTCGCTAAAGATCAGAACTCTTGGAGATTGAGTTCAATTAGACAAACCCGTGAAAGAGCTCTTGGGATTAAAAGATAG
- the PRE1 gene encoding proteasome core particle subunit beta 4 (similar to Saccharomyces cerevisiae PRE1 (YER012W); ancestral locus Anc_7.162): protein MDIILGIRVQDCVIMATSKAVTRGISVLKDTDDKTRQLSPHSLMAFSGEAGDTVNFAEYIQANVQLYTIRENNELSPQAVSSFVRKELAKSIRSRKPYQVNVLIGGYDSTSKKPQLYQIDYLGTKVELPYAAHGYSGFYTFSLLDHHYRPDMTKEEGLDLLKKCIEELQKRMPIDFKGVLVKIVDENGVSTVDDF, encoded by the coding sequence ATGGATATTATTCTAGGGATTAGAGTACAAGATTGTGTCATCATGGCCACTTCCAAGGCAGTTACTAGAGGGATCTCCGTATTGAAAGATACCGACGACAAGACTAGACAATTATCTCCACATAGTTTAATGGCTTTCTCAGGAGAAGCCGGGGACACTGTTAATTTCGCCGAATATATTCAAGCAAACGTACAATTGTATACTATCAGAGAAAACAATGAACTATCACCTCAAGCTGTATCAAGTTTTGTAAGAAAGGAATTGGCCAAATCAATAAGATCAAGAAAACCATACCAAGTAAATGTATTAATCGGTGGTTACGACTCCACTTCGAAGAAACCACAACTGTATCAGATCGATTACTTAGGCACTAAAGTAGAGTTACCTTATGCCGCCCACGGTTATTCAGGGTTCTACACTTTCTCATTATTAGATCATCATTATAGACCAGATATGACCAAAGAGGAAGGTCTGGatttattgaagaaatgTATTGAAGAATTGCAAAAGAGAATGCCCATCGATTTCAAAGGTGTCTTGGTGAAGATAGTAGACGAAAACGGGGTCTCCACTGTAGACGACTTCTAA
- the HEM14 gene encoding oxygen-dependent protoporphyrinogen oxidase (similar to Saccharomyces cerevisiae HEM14 (YER014W); ancestral locus Anc_7.164), producing MLKSVSKLPSNANVAVIGGGFTGLTFTYFLNKLRPDVKITIFEGQNRTGGWIESKRLQLNDNDNNVIRFEKGPRTLRGVSDGTVLMVDMLEEIGKDTEAQLYHISKNAKANKQFLLDTNNRLIQVPNSLKTLLKFSFNPLGKGLYKSLIGEWKRNGPANPQMDESVASLLTRRFGSDQISKNIMSALYRGIYAGDVKALSAQRTCNRMFLNDRKYGSFTKAIWNNIFHKKSKKEIDPSNSPLLNPRLSIYQKAFHRDKTKIHELANTLKNYPLLGFKNGIETFPKLVRQYLEKSSNVNIHCGNPVSSVIKNKKDMNKLIVELQDGKLYDTFDHVRFTINPEAIGQIMNKQDVSLSKELSKVNSSTTVVVSYYLPNKNVIKKEYEGFGFLVPSSTDKSNLGKVLGVVFDSCVEHSFKPLALNKFFDDNKTTQTEIREKAKEYTKLTIMLGGYMLKNKDDPLFDRSKAIDIAKKTLHNVMDISEKDLDQGLWDYSVATNSLPQYFVGYDDWQKDVEKKFKDNFDNQVSLGGMGFARTPSLSDLVLNNCQASIDLS from the coding sequence atgttaAAGTCAGTAAGCAAATTACCCAGCAATGCCAATGTTGCAGTCATTGGAGGTGGATTTACAGGCTTAACCTTTAcgtattttttaaataagttACGGCCAGACGttaaaattacaatatttGAGGGTCAAAATAGAACTGGAGGTTGGATCGAATCTAAAAGATTACAATTAAATGacaatgataataatgtgATTCGATTCGAAAAAGGCCCTCGTACTTTAAGAGGTGTTTCTGACGGTACTGTATTGATGGTTGACATGTTAGAAGAGATTGGCAAAGATACTGAAGCTCAATTGTACCATATAAGTAAGAATGCAAAAGCtaataaacaatttttattagatacCAATAACCGATTAATTCAAGTGCCAAATTCGTTAAAGAcattattgaaattctCTTTTAATCCATTGGGGAAAGGACTTTATAAAAGCCTTATTGGTGAATGGAAAAGAAATGGACCCGCCAACCCACAGATGGATGAAAGCGTGGCTAGTCTATTGACAAGAAGGTTTGGTAGTGATCAAATAAGTAAGAATATCATGAGTGCATTATATAGAGGGATTTATGCAGGCGATGTAAAGGCTTTAAGTGCACAAAGGACTTGTAATCGaatgtttttaaatgatcGTAAGTACGGATCATTTACTAAAGCTATATGGAACAATATCTTCCACAAGAAgtcaaaaaaagaaatagatCCATCGAACTCACCATTATTAAACCCAAGATTAAGTATTTACCAGAAGGCGTTTCATCGTGATAAAACAAAGATTCATGAGTTAGCTAATACATTAAAAAACTACCCATTACTAGGTTTCAAAAATGGTATTGAAACTTTTCCCAAATTAGTTCGTCAGTATCTAGAAAAATCATCAAATGTTAATATCCACTGTGGTAACCCAGTTTCATCtgtaataaagaataagaAAGATATGAATAAACTGATAGTAGAATTACAAGATGGTAAACTGTATGATACTTTTGATCATGTTCGTTTTACTATCAACCCTGAAGCTATTGGCCAAATTATGAATAAACAAGATGTAAGTTTATCAAAGGAGTTATCAAAAGTTAATTCAAGTACTACTGTTGTTGTCAGTTATTATCtaccaaataaaaatgtgATTAAAAAGGAGTATGAAGGATTTGGGTTTCTAGTTCCATCATCAACTGATAAAAGTAATTTGGGAAAAGTCTTAGGGGTTGTATTTGATTCATGTGTGGAACACAGTTTTAAACCGCTAGCATTAAATAAGTTCTTTGATGATAACAAGACAACTCAAACTGAAATCAGAGAAAAAGCTAAAGaatatacaaaattaaCTATTATGTTAGGTGGATATATGTTGAAAAATAAGGATGATCCATTATTCGATAGATCTAAAGCTATTGACATAGCCAAAAAAACTTTGCATAATGTAATGGATATTTCTGAAAAAGACCTTGACCAAGGATTATGGGATTATTCAGTTGCAACCAATTCATTACCACAATACTTTGTAGGTTATGATGATTGGCAAAAGGATGTCGAAAAAAAGTTCAAGGACAATTTTGATAACCAAGTATCTCTGGGTGGTATGGGGTTTGCAAGAACCCCTAGTCTGTCAGATTTGGTTCTAAATAATTGCCAAGCTTCTATCGACCTATCTTGA